The Litchfieldia alkalitelluris genome has a window encoding:
- a CDS encoding GNAT family N-acetyltransferase has protein sequence MLVTLTLSRIDTTTRDGSTYSIRPVVSTDANQIILAVKEIIDTGVFIQKEAPRTLQQEQQFIEEVNEKNNMYVAVLRNEDVVGIARVLRGELDMKRHVGIFRTWLVESAQGLGIGKQIMEYTFDWCRTNQLRKLCLTVFASNDVAFSLYSKYGFLEEGRQKDQVFLNGKYDDEIWMAKFFT, from the coding sequence ATGTTAGTGACTTTAACCTTAAGTAGAATCGATACAACTACAAGGGATGGATCAACATATTCTATTAGGCCAGTTGTATCTACTGATGCTAACCAAATCATCCTTGCTGTGAAAGAAATTATTGATACTGGTGTATTCATACAAAAAGAGGCACCTAGAACTCTTCAACAAGAACAACAATTTATCGAAGAAGTGAATGAAAAAAATAATATGTATGTAGCAGTGCTTAGAAATGAAGACGTTGTAGGAATCGCCAGAGTGTTAAGAGGAGAACTTGACATGAAGAGGCATGTGGGAATATTTCGAACATGGCTAGTGGAAAGTGCTCAAGGGCTTGGGATTGGTAAACAAATTATGGAATATACATTTGATTGGTGTAGAACAAATCAACTACGAAAATTATGTTTAACTGTTTTCGCATCAAATGATGTGGCATTTTCCCTTTATAGTAAATATGGTTTTCTCGAGGAAGGGCGCCAAAAGGACCAAGTATTCTTAAATGGTAAGTATGATGATGAAATATGGATGGCAAAGTTTTTCACTTAG